CAGGCCTATGGTGGGTGACTGAGTTTGCAAGACCACTGGTGAGTCTCAATAAATGAAGCCAAAGTGTCTAGGAAGGTATCTCCTGATATTGCTCATGATAGGCCTGGAAATCTCCCTTAATACTTTCATACCGAGTGCCAGCTCTCAGTGGAGATTCCCCCTGCCTCTGCAGCCTTCAGACTCCAGattatgaagaaaacaaactaaacTGGCCAATCCCACCTACCAGCACAGTAGAAAAAGTAATCTGATGCCATGCAAAGACATTCATATCAGTAAATTTGCTTGTTAGGCTGTAGGTCTAGAAACAGGTTTAACTGAGTCTGTGAACTAGCTTGGCTGGCTGGGCTAATATTTAACAAGGAGAGTACTGTGAGCACTGATGTAGTCTCCAAAGGATTAAACAAATGGCAAGGCACCAAGGATCCTTCGAgtctcccactgacaccacacATGCTTTTGTCCCAGTCTATTAGATAAGTATGTTAGAAAGTTAGTACATAAATCCACACTTGGTAATTGACCTGATTTCCAGAAAGGTTTGGTGTAATTCCCACTTTGATCCCAGTACAGCCAGCTCTCTTCATCCCAGGAAAGAAATGCATCTTCTGCTAAGAGTGGGGGCTTTAtaaaagaagcagcaaatgTAATGAGATCATCAGCAGGAAAAATGCAACATATTTTATGTAACAATATTATAGATCAATGTTGCAATcgtatttttttgcattttaatttaggTTAAAATGCAAGGGAGAATGTAACATTACCCAAAATGACAAGACACTCTGGCAAGTGCACCTGTATAGACAGTTCTCCTTGCTGCCATCTGCATTCCCTTCTGTATCACCATTATCCTATATTCTAGGTAAACACTACCCTTATTCTTTTATAAAttaattctctctctctctctttcttttttttttccagtaagaCTATCAAAGGGGCAAGCAAAGCTAGAAACTGTAGAAACTCGTGCCATCGGGTATATGGAAATGGGTCAGGAACGCACAGACAAATCTTCAAGTGCTGAGAAATGAATAAGCAGGTAACATAAAGGCTGGTGGTGACTTTGGAAGGCCATGAAGAAAATGCTTTCTCAGAGTTGTTAATTCTGCATATTCTTTACATTTCAAACTGCATtctcagcactggcagcatgTTTTTTCCAAACGTATCTTACTGCTGGATATGAAACATGAATACTACTATCTTAATCAAAATTACCTGCATTTGTTTACATTTACAAGGCTTTAAAAGTACACTGTTATAGAGAATTTAAAGACTTGCCAAAACAAGAACATGGATTGTTCTAAAAATAATCTGATGCAAATGGCTTATGAGAGAAAGTTCTTTGTGAATGTTTTTACATTGACAAATTGAGGAAACATCATCTAAGGCTGCCACAGTAAGAACACTGGCTTGGCATGCAATTAATCCCTTTGCAGAAGCACACACTGGCCACTACATGAAACAAGTCATTATGGATATCAGAGTAATGGGCATCTTGTTTTCTTGAGTTGCTACATACCTCTCAAAAGTCACTTAAATCAAGatgctcaaaatatttttagaaacttATGTAAATGGATCTCTAGGTGTTGTAACATGGACACCTTAGAGGACTTCTGTCAGGCTTCTGTTCAGGAACTTTGCCAAAGCAAGTTCTTTAAAGACTGTCTCGATCTGTCTATGCATCAGACAGCTGGCTTTGTTTTAACCTCTCTGTGAGCTACAGCAAAGTTACTAGGGGATACAATGGAGACATTTGAGATTTCTGGTGTGCTTGTAAATCGAGTGATCCCTACAAATTTGGCATTATCAGTTAATGAAATTCTGCTAATGAGTACCTGTGGTTACAGAGAAGTGTCTTTATGTTAAATTGCAGATGCTGCCACGATGCTCATTCATGGACATGGATGCACTACAGCACACTGAAATATCCTAACTCCATCTTCCACAGGCCACTGAACATctaaaaaatccagaaaataagaaagaccTCAGAAGCATGTTAGAATTTTAGTTAGACGGAGAGTCTGGATGCTTCATCAAATAACTTGTGCTGTCTGAAGGTAATATGCTTTACATAATATAGACCAAATTTTCAGTCAGTCCTTATTGTCCCAGAAGaacattttaatataaaaccCCCTAAatttgcagaaagaaattatttgtctACTGATCCCTTTTTATCCAGTTTTGCAGGCATGCATGTATTTGTGGACACCCCGGAGAACTGACTCAAAGTCCAAACAATTTGCTTTTTAAGCTTCCAGTACTCAGAGGTAGTCTTTCCTCAGTGCAAAGATGTAAAATAGACAAAGGGTGCATTAGAATGGAAAATCTGCCCTTCTATTTAAATGTACGTCCATCTAAAGCATCTGAACATACTTCTTGTAatgtgtttcttttcctttcaaatcAAACTGTATTTAATAGTCTTCTTTTAATAATGATTACTATTTCCTGTAGTCACAACTATAGGAAATGGACAGTTATGTATCCATACATAGACATGAAGTCCAAATAAACTTTAAATAACATATAATACACAATATAAGTAATGCTATAAAACAATCAATAATATAAATAACTATCAGAATCAGGGGCTATCAATCAGTTTTCCCACAAAAGGcatctttcagtgaaaaattagCATAATCCCTACTACTCAGTTAAGACCTATTGAACATGTAAACAGAAGCAAATGTTCAAAGACCAGTAACTCTGAGAAATACCTCATATCAACTCTAGTCTTCTGAAGTTGGCAGTACTCTGATTTATACCTGTTCTTTTGTCCTGATATGTAAGTTTCAGTTATGCCTTTAAAATTCCATCCTTTAAAATGTTCCATACTtgtcataaaattattttggcttCTTTACATCCAATACCCTGTAAACCTATTCATTACAATGTTGCTTATACTGTATAAATCTCCATATTGCAGCAGATGTGAAGTTTATTCCTTTCTATGTCCCTGATCCAGTCTTAGCTCCAAGGCATAAGAATTCCTTGGGCTCTTTTTTATGAAGGATCTAAGCAGCTTAAAAAGATAAATTTCTTTCATGGTTACACCAATTcatattcataattttcatTCTCTGAGGAAATTTACTATAGGTTGGTTTTGACCCAATACTCTAATATTTATGGGGTTCCCATAGAACACCATATGAAAGTGTTGGGGTACAGGGAAGGGAGATAAGACATTTTTCTGaggaaactgaaaacaaaaatagtaTTGTCCTGAAAACTTCTGTGAGGAGACAGTTAAACTTAGATTGTTTTGACGGGATGGTGAAGGGGATGGGTGTTCTTCCTTACACCTAATGAAGGCATTCATAAGCAACTATTGTAATATGCTGCCAAATATTTACATATCTGTGGTAAGAAAATTATAATCTACAGATCCAAATTTGCTCAAATGAATCCCACTTTGAAAACACAGAAAGGTGAAGTGTTCCAAGTGAAGTCATAAGAATGCTTTTATGTCACACAGAAATCTAAGTGATTGCTATGGCCTGATGAATTTATCTTTTGTATGACACATGTCCTAGTATTGGTCAAAAAAGCCTAGTTGACAAATGCATCAGTCATAAGGAAAGATATTAAGAAAGGCACACTCTGTTCACAGGTAGAGCTGGGTAGCTTAACAGGGTCTGTACAGCTACACAGAAAAAAGAATGTTGCCACCACTGTGGTGGtgcgtttttatttattttatgtacggTTTTAAGAATTTGTATTTCCCCAATGGTTTGTCCCTGTTTCCCCCTATTTTGCTGTGTTGGTAcattcttttgttctgttttcccgcctggtcctcctttcccgccttcccagtaccTGTCCGTCATCCCCAAAACTGCTAAGTCAttcctctgtcccctcccaggtgccttgtctgtcactcggtgttccttcccccctatccagaaacttctcctcagggcaccgagtgattggacgagggcctggggccactcccgTGTCCCTTTACCATTGGACCAGGCGGAATCACCCCACcttggagccactcccttccctgtTCCCCATTGGTTTCCTTTCCCTGATTTCCactcccattcccctcccaaACCCTATAAATGTCTGTATCGAACCCCACTCGGGGTTCCAGCTTGGGGGTTCCAGGTTGTCGCTGTCCCTTCTTTGCGTTGGCCACGTTGGCCCTGGATTAAAGAAGGTTTCATCCCAAGCTGGTCCCGGCTTTTCTTCATCGCCGTAGGGTCGCTAGCGTAATTCAGGACTCACGGGGACACCTCTCTAACCCCGATAGGGAGCTGCGAGAGGTACCTCATTGCCCGTCCTCACCCCAGGTGCAGAGCTAGCCGGGGTCGAGCGGAACATCAGTGGGCATTTGGGGCTGAGGAGCGCGGCACACCACCATGAGCATTATGTGAACAAGCACACTGCTCACCTGTATTGTAAAAATAGGTGCTGCAGATTCACCTGCTTTCATGTTGCAGTTTCTCTGCTACCTCACCCTCCAACCTCTTTACCAATCAACACAACAGCTACAACATCCACCTCCAAATACTCCTCTCTTTTgcaaaaatttaaaacacaCTTGTTGATTCTCCAAGACTAACTGGTCACTTTTCAGACTCCTCTATCAGGCTCTGTGGTCATATGACAACATAAGTACAGACTGGGCTTTGCTTAGAAGATGctcaaaaatacagagaaatccAACAAGGCAAATTAAAGCAAGCTTTTAATTGTTAGATACAAAAAATAAAGTACTAGACTGGGCAGATATTCCCTGAAGTCTGAATGACCCTATCTGACTCCTATTTATAcgtaggaaggaaaaaaaaaaaaaaagaaaaaaaaaaaagatcaggaTTATCTAGAGAAGTAGATATACACTATAGCAatttttctcaggaaaataaTTGAGAGGAAGATACATGGCCAAGTAAAGCAAATAATCTATCTTCttcttgtattaaaaaaaaccaaccacaaCACCaacaaaaagcaacaaaaaactTAGCATTATTTAGATCAGTGGTCTCCACTGATAAATTTGTCAGGGCACAGCAATTACTTAGATTTCTGTGTGACATAAAATGATTCCTACAACTTCACTTTTTTTTGTGCATCCCTATTAGTAAAGCATTTCTGAGCACACATGGCTAGTGTACATATACTTATTTTATCAGTTGCATACATAGATTAATGAAGTTCTAGTATTTCCTTCCTGCACCCCATTAAATCATCTCATGTGGGCCCACTTTGGACACCACTGATTTAGATCATCTAAGTACCTTATACAACTGTAGTGCTTTAGAAGACAGAAACATCCAAACGTGGCTTCTTCCTTGCAATGTTGCAGAAAAGAATTGGATAGAGAAATCTCTAATACCTATGATCAGATATAGTTTTCTAGTCACAACTAAGACTATCAAACCACGGATTATATTCTGCACAtcaatttcagttttaaagtaATGCAGTCATTAGAGAAATTAAACTAGTAGTTGAGCCAGCCACTGGGTAATCTATTGATGAAAAACTATATAAAGCACCATCAGAAAACAAGGTACAAAAGTACtaaagtatatatttttatacatctAAAAAGAGATCTCGAGAGTTGAAAATGAGAGCTATGAGAGCAGAATGCGAGGATTTGCACAAAGAAAATACTATGCAGAATAGTCCATGAACTGACATGACTTTTGGGAGCACAGTAAACTCTGAAGATAGAAATGAGTCTGGACAAGACTGGTGTGTCACTGGCACaacaaggaaaggaaatttaaaagcaCTGGCCAGGATCAATGTAGCCAGCTTCACTGAGGCACTTATCACAGTCACAGAGATTCACAACTCAGCATACCTTAAATTACACAATAGTAACAATAATTCTATTATAATatgtataatataatataatataatataatataatataatataatataatataatataataataaactATTATCTTGTATCTTGGAACAGAAGTTCACAATCTTTTCAGTAGCACACAGAAAAAGCACATGAAGACCCTGTAGTCTAGTCATCCTCTACATCTCTTTTGGTCCCTACAACGGAGGCGAGATACTAAAATGTCAGCACTACAGAAGAAAGTAGCAGGGAGAAAGTACTGGCAGACTTTTACTGTCCTTTTTAGGTGAAAGCCTAAAATTATATGCCATAAAGTAGTCCAAGGTAATTTAGAGAAGAATTGGTGGGAAAGATGGTCACTCTGTCTCCTGTTGGACTGCACTCCATATATGTCTAAGAGCAATGTATCTCCAAGAAAGCATTTCAGAAATGCTACACCTCAAGCCTCTTCAGAGGGCAGGTGCCCTTCATCAGGACACCTCCTTCAAAGGAGTTTCTGGAACCCTGCTCAGATTCCCAAACCACTTATTTCCTGCTTGCCTCATCTGCCAAGTTCTGAGTACCCACGTTCTTGAGGACTTCACAATGTGCAACCAGAAACAACACCTCTAAGACAATGGAAGCAGTATGCTTCTGCTTTACAATGAATATGTTAATCAGACAAGACTTCTTTAAAAGTGTGTCCCTCAAACCAGTCAACCATTTGCTCAGAAGGCAGCTTGTTTGTGATCCTGCTAAGCAAACAACAGGAGGTCCAAAATCACCATGCACATATTCTTTTGGACCTTGTGATAAAATCACAGGGTTACCCCTGGGAGTGTCCTCCTTCAGTGGGTCCCTGACATTCCAAATATCTCAGGTTACAAAGGGTCTCCATGGCAGTTTTTCGTGAATCTCATGGTATTTTTTAAGGTACTAACCTCTTAAAGGATAAGATTCTGTGCAAAATGGCATGTAGAACTAGCTCATCGTCATTGGATTAAGAAAAATGTGCAGTTATTTCCTTATTCTTTCTGTTCTGTGAAGCTCTGCTCTTCAGAGCAGTGAAAGAACAATGTTTTCAGACAACTGGCAAATAAATTTATAATCAGCAATTTAAATTGGACGTTCTCTTCCCTTTCGTGGCAGCGTTCCTGCATTTTTACTTTCCATCTCACATGACGCCTGTATCTTCTAGGCAAATTCAggtcaaataaaaagaaagaaaccccCAATAAaaccatatatatttttaaactatttttagtTCTTTAAGACTCGACGTGCCGCAGTGTGCCGGCGCAGAGGCAGCCCGTCCCTGGGACACCCAGCGGCCAGCAGCGCCCCGCCAGCGCAGCGCCTTCCGACCCGCGGTTCCCGCGCCCGGCGACGCGCGCCGGGAGAAcggcggcaccgggaccggcccgccccgcccagAGCGGCAACGGACGGAGCGCGGAGGGCAGCACGCATGTCCCGGAgggcgggcagagccaggcGCCGCGTCCGCCGGGCGGGCTGggctcctccctctccctctccctcctcctcctcctcctcctcctgctcctcctcctcaccgtcttcttccccctccccgcccgcccgcctcCGGCGCTTTCCCGCCGCCTGCCTTCCACGCACGGCGGGTCCCGCCTCGCGCCGCTGCCGACacggccgccgctgccgctgcgGGAACAAAGGAGcgaagcggcggcggcgcggccgccagCCCGGCAATCCCCGCTCTCTCCGCAGCCGCACGGAGCTATCCGCGGCGTATTCTCCGGCGCCCGCCGCGGGGTTTGTGGCCCCCGCCGGGAACAGGTGGGTGAGGGGCGGCAGGCTGGGCTCGGCTCCGCGGAGCCCTCAGCGCGGCGGGGTGTGCCCCGGCGTCCTCTTGGGCGGCCTCGTTGCGTTCGGCCTtcggcggggccggtgcggggcaGCGCAGGCGGCGAGACAATGAGGCTCCTGTGTCTGAGGGCGGCGTGCGgcctgccggcggcggggccgacCGTGACTCAGGCGGTTGCGAGAAGCGGCCCGGCCGGACACCCTCGTCCGCTGCCGCCGCTCCGCAGCCCGGCAGGCTCGCGGGTGTTTCGCGTCCGGCTGCCGGAGGAGGCGGAGGCGGTGGGAGACGCGGTTAAGACGCGCGGCACTGCGGGCGCTTGGCAGGGCCCCGCGCTTTGTCCGAGCGTGCCGCTGGATGCGCCCGCCTGGGGAGCGCCTGTGCCGGGTCGGCTCCCCCGTTCCGCCTCGGCGCGAGTGAGCGGTGAGGGACCCGTGCAGCCTTTGTGCATCCTTCTTTTGTTCCTGTGTTTCTGGTGTTTGCCGTGATCCCCCTTGGGAAGGAGGACGTGGAGGCCGTGCTGTGGTTCGGTCAGTGCGCCCGTTGCTAACGCAGAGCCCGTGTTTTCGGGCTGGTTTCTGCGCGCGTTGGCGCCTCGTTTTTGTCGTTGCGCCGCCGGGGTGAGATCGCCGGGCGGGATGGCGCCAGCCCGGCCATGGCCGCGGGGACGCAAGGGCGACTGAGGTGCGGGGCCGAGCCCTTCCCTGCCTCCGAGCTGGGCTGGTGACGGCGGGAGGGCTGGTGGAAGGAAACCTTCTTCAATCACCTTTTTCCCTCCCCTAGAAGAGGAGCGGCTGGGTGTAACCCTACCGGCCCCGCGTTGCGGGGCGCACCGCTGGAGCGAAGGCTGCCCTGGGGCGCCGATCGCGGCAGGCGGACGCCGCATTTTCGAGGTGCAGATCGGCACCCGCTCTTCCCGCTCCCCCCTGGAAGGGAAGGGCAGTCGGATTTCGCCGGCGCCTCCTCACGTCGGAGCCGGCGGCCTGCGGGAGATATAAATAGGCGCTGACTTCAGCAGGCGGCCCGGGCCCGTCGCGGCGCCGCCTGACAGGCGGAAGTGCAGGCGCTCGTCCGCCCATGTGACCGACCGCAGCGGCATTTTTTAGATTTCCTCTATTAGGTTTCCTCTAGGTGGGTCAGGCTTTTTTCTAGCTCCCTTGACTGTTtggcttgttttattttgttttagctgtttgttttgtttggctgTAAAACAGTATCAGAATAAGTGTGAAGTCTTGTTGTAGCCATAAAGTACACTGTTTATACCTGGAAGGTGTTATACAGCTATAAATAGTACAGCTATTTATACCTGGAAAATTAGATCCTATGACTACCAGCAGATAGGATGAACTTTACTTGTTTACTTTCTCCTGGTTTTGGTTACTGTCATCCCAGAAGTTTAGTTTAGCTAAAGGCACCTGTCAGTTGCAGTTGTACTAGGGAAACATAAGTTTACTGCTCGGTCTGTGAGCTCTCTTAATTagaagcatttttctttatacTGTAATCAATTCACTTTTGACATTTTTGACTTCTAGCAAGTCTCAGCTGTCAAATACCTCTTGCTGTGACAGCTTCTGAATAGAAAAACAGCAATGCAACATTTATACTAAAATGTCTTCAGATGCCATATGCCCAGCTTCtgctaaatttaaattttagtgCAATATTATTATATGTCCTCAGTTTGTAGCAGATGCATGATTACTGTGTTCCAGTTTTATTGCTCTTGGGAGTCAAGGATTTGGCTGCTATGCAGTTTTCTACTAACCTTGCTTTTCAGAGGTTAACGGGCAGTGAAGGTGAAGACATTATTTCTAACATGCTTAGCAGTGACTGGCTCTGGGGGACTTAGAAGTCTTGACACAACCTAATTAGAgaagggctttttttccttttgtaaatgTGTAAGCTGTGTAATAGAACATACACAATAGTTTGGAGTTGTTATCTCCCTTGGAAGAGTGTTGTGAGAGTAATTGTGGAATTAGCCTCAGCATTGAAAAAGCAGGGTTTTTCTGCTGGAGTCTCCTGGCTCTGTTGGagtccagaaaaataaattatgttatTTATGTTATGTTATTAAGAACTGTTTTGTGGGTATGAACTTAGTCTTACTTATTCTGCACATCCCAATTAGTGCTCAGAAGCTAGTACTTAAGGAGGTTTTTTTGGCTGTCAAATTGAATTAACCTGCATATGCAGTTCAGTGCTCAGCAAGTAGATGATTTCTCAGTATTAGTATGATGACACTTTGTCTTGTCTTAGAGGTTCATAATGATGTTACTTAGCAATAAATTGGAGTCTTGAATGGTATATTAATGTTCATATAACCCTCTTTAAGAATGGTGACATCACGTGGTGTGGCATGTGAGCAgacataattattttaattctttataCCTTTAACcctgtaatttattttggtgATATGCCAGGTCCTAATGCAgtttttgattttatttacaGCATCGAGATGACTCAGGAGACAAACCAGACCCCAGGGCCTATGCTGTGTAGCACAGGATGTGGATTTTATGGAAATCCTAGGACAAATGGGATGTGCTCAGTTTGCTACAAAGAACATCTTCAGCGACAGCAGAATAGCGGTAGAATCAGCCCAATGGGTAAGGGTGTGGGAGATTCTTGGATGTTTCTATatttctttagaaataaaatatgcagGGGATTACAAAGAATATTAGAACATTTTGTTGGAGAACTTCTGAAAGCTGAACTGAAAGAATGAATATTCAAAGAAAATACTACTTAAAGCACagtaaagataaaaataatttctgtgtaaTGTGTTCTGGTTTTCTTGGCATTCAATCATACCTTGCTTTCCTACTTAACTACTTCTGTTAGCATTTTCTTATGCAATCTGCATTTTGGTTATTAAGTAAATGTGTCTTTAAGTAAAAAGTAATAACCAGTAGCATTGAAAGTTATGTGCAGGAAGTTCATAGCTGTGTAGGAGACTATTTGGATTCATGTGTTTTCTTCAATTTGTTCATAACTTGTCAATTTCTTGTTACATAGGAACAACCAGTGGTTCAAACAGTCCTACCTCAGACTCTGCATCTGTACAGAGAGCAGACACTAGCTTAAACAACTGTgaaggtgctgctggcagcacatcTGATAAAACAAGGTAAAATTAAGGTTGTACTGTGATGGTGGAATGAGCTGTGAGTGTGCTGGGAGGTCTGCAGCAACCTGACAGGGCCCTATGAATCCTTGTAAATTGAAAAATCATTCAGATATTTGGTATTGTAGTCCTGCAGTAAAAGGAGTGGTTTTGTTAATCTAAAGAACTAATTTATTACAGGCTTGCCTGTTCTCTTCTAAAGAAACGAAAACATAATAAAGAAGTGTATACTGAAGATAGTAGGAGCATAGATCAGGAAAATATATCAATAGTGGCTGAACCAGTAGTTCATTAATGGGTCTGAACAGTTCAagctttttttattaatgtaaatatGTTTCACTGTGCTTAAACAGAAACGTGCCTGTTGCCTCTTTGCCTGTAACACAGCAAATGACAGAAATGAGCATTTCAAGAGAGGAAGAATTAACACCGAAAACAGTGACTGAGCCAGGTATGTTCTGAGTGACACTGGACACATCCAGTGTCTTAACATGAGTGCAGGGTTTGTTTACTTTGAGTAGCTATCTCCTGTTATGGTGGTGGTCTTAAGAAATGTGTTTAGGTTGCTTTTGAGTACTGTCTCCTCAGAATCAAGAGAAATTATTAGTTCCAGAACAGCTTTAAAATTTATGTTAATTATTAGTAAAAGAATTTACACTTATGAAAGTGTTTTTAGATCCCCAACATTTGTTTTTGAAAGTGAGCACTCTAAAATCATGGCAAGATGTGAACTGTTGGGATTCTTTGGTATGTTATCTAGCAGAACAGTTCCAGCTGACTCATGGCAGTCAAAATGGCTTTGTTGTATTTGGAGAAGGATGCTTAATAAATTCGGTTCTACAGAGAAGTGAAGCTGTGGGCAAAGGGAGAATATGTGGTTTAGAAACTTTTAACAGAAGTTGCTTAGGGTTCTTGAACTAATGGAGTAATCTGTAGATATAATCAGTGCATTGTTTCAGGGATGTAGGGTAGTTGCAGCTTTAATTGCTGTGTGTGAATTGTCTGTTTTATTCTCGTCCTGGTTAGTTGTAGCTGGAGTAGTAGAACTTCAGTGTCTAAAGTATTTCTTGGAGGAGGCAGACAGGGAAGGCAGCTTGCTTAACCTAACTAGTGAACAACTGAATTTGTTCCAGTTTGTTCAAATGGATATCTTAATGCACTTGTTTTGTTCTTTAACAAATCCAGACTTTATTTAATTTACCAGCTCTGAAAcggttttaaaaataaaagctgatgTGTAGTAGGAAAGCTGTTTACTCAAGCTGAAGGTAGAATCTGTTTCTTCAGTTTTGAAGTCACTGAGATGAAGATGACATCAGATGCTACTAAGCACTGTATCAAAGTAGGTTTTATCTAGTTATATCTTTGCCAAGAGAGATTAATTTGCTCAGTATTTGTACAGAGGTATTAAATCAATTTTCATAAGTTGTGCTAAGTCAAGGTTCTGTGACACAAAGTACAGTTAtacaatatattttgttttttcattatgTATGGACTATGAAGGAATTTTtgtaattattaaatttatGTAGCTGATACCATATGAAGAGGCTTCATGATGTGactgaaaagtaatttaaattttgcACCAGTATTCATTAACCCATTGTGCTGTGTTATGAAATCCCACTGCAAGGTGTCAAGAAGGAAGTAGGAATACATAAAATGGTAGTAATGCAGAAATAATAGGTGATGTTACTTTTCTTATTTATCATTTTGCCAGCTGCAAAGAAAGTCTTTAGTTATGGTAGATACATAACCTGTTTTTCACAAGTACTGTTGGTCAGCT
Above is a window of Lonchura striata isolate bLonStr1 chromosome Z, bLonStr1.mat, whole genome shotgun sequence DNA encoding:
- the ZFAND5 gene encoding AN1-type zinc finger protein 5, coding for MTQETNQTPGPMLCSTGCGFYGNPRTNGMCSVCYKEHLQRQQNSGRISPMGTTSGSNSPTSDSASVQRADTSLNNCEGAAGSTSDKTRNVPVASLPVTQQMTEMSISREEELTPKTVTEPVVTQPSPSVSQPGTSESEERAAELPKPKKNRCFMCRKKVGLTGFDCRCGNLFCGLHRYSDKHNCPYDYKAEAAAKIRKENPVVVAEKIQRI